In Flavobacteriales bacterium, one genomic interval encodes:
- a CDS encoding SusD/RagB family nutrient-binding outer membrane lipoprotein, with product MRIITLLFLCLASSSCRKGFEELNQNPNVTTTVDPNALFAYAQFRYHTDYLNGVRTEIWGLNNWMQVQASINGTSSAGNEYFMSGDAINNTWSLMYADVLGNIEEAMRLTKDDPINVNKYNTYRIYRAYIYHRLTDLWDNIPYTAAHNTINAENTPDLSPEYDPQSIVYQDLINELRSAVSGFDQSRPDVGAQDWIYHGDVDKWIRFANSLTLRLALRISDKVPTIALPVIQQLTTENRFIQSNQGSARFPHSSNARNPFYELDNTAQGMYNPSTFLVEQFTTDSDPRITRYAEYSPQSVVFGTFQYVGVPSFLLSSDIDPNELNTFTTSYIGDYFLNADIEGVTMSYSETCFLLAEAALKGYGGNMTPESYYDLGIQAHMDQLAIPQADIDTYLNGPGQFNGTFEHIIQQKWKTFVYVDAIELYSEWRRTGYPVLRDAQEQLVDVSRVPVRLAYPATELSLNAANVTAVGHGINDFFTKVWWDD from the coding sequence ATGAGGATCATCACACTGCTCTTCCTATGCCTCGCGTCTTCCTCATGCAGAAAAGGATTTGAGGAATTGAACCAGAACCCGAATGTTACCACAACGGTTGATCCCAACGCCCTGTTCGCTTATGCACAGTTCAGGTACCACACCGATTATTTGAACGGCGTACGAACAGAGATCTGGGGCCTCAACAATTGGATGCAAGTGCAAGCCAGCATCAATGGGACATCTTCCGCAGGCAATGAATATTTCATGAGCGGCGATGCGATCAATAATACGTGGAGCTTGATGTATGCCGATGTGCTTGGCAACATTGAAGAAGCGATGCGGTTGACCAAAGATGACCCTATCAACGTGAACAAATACAATACCTACCGGATCTATCGTGCGTACATCTATCATCGTTTGACGGACCTCTGGGACAACATTCCTTACACCGCTGCGCACAACACGATCAACGCTGAGAATACACCGGACCTAAGCCCTGAATACGATCCGCAAAGTATCGTGTACCAAGACCTGATCAACGAACTACGTTCGGCGGTTTCAGGGTTCGATCAGTCAAGACCGGATGTAGGTGCGCAGGACTGGATCTATCACGGAGACGTGGACAAATGGATCCGCTTCGCGAACTCGCTTACGCTACGGTTAGCACTACGGATATCAGACAAAGTGCCCACTATCGCGTTACCTGTGATCCAGCAATTGACGACGGAGAACCGCTTCATCCAATCGAACCAAGGATCGGCGCGATTCCCACACAGTAGCAATGCACGAAACCCATTCTACGAGCTGGACAATACTGCGCAAGGGATGTACAACCCAAGTACATTTCTGGTGGAACAATTCACCACTGATAGCGACCCACGGATCACACGTTACGCAGAATATTCACCGCAAAGTGTTGTGTTCGGTACGTTCCAATATGTTGGCGTTCCTAGCTTCTTGCTCTCAAGCGATATCGACCCGAACGAACTGAACACGTTCACAACTTCCTACATCGGCGACTATTTTCTGAATGCTGATATTGAAGGCGTAACGATGAGCTATTCGGAAACTTGCTTTCTACTGGCAGAAGCTGCACTGAAAGGATACGGAGGGAACATGACCCCGGAATCGTATTACGACCTTGGTATACAAGCGCACATGGATCAGCTCGCAATTCCGCAAGCCGACATCGACACCTACCTCAACGGACCGGGACAATTCAACGGAACATTCGAGCACATCATTCAACAGAAATGGAAGACCTTCGTGTACGTGGATGCTATTGAACTCTACAGCGAATGGCGGCGGACCGGTTACCCGGTGTTACGCGATGCGCAAGAGCAACTCGTTGATGTAAGCCGTGTACCTGTAAGACTCGCATACCCTGCAACCGAACTGAGTTTGAACGCTGCGAACGTGACAGCCGTCGGACACGGGATCAATGATTTTTTCACGAAGGTCTGGTGGGATGATTGA
- a CDS encoding T9SS type A sorting domain-containing protein, with the protein MNRKVLTVCLAFSTIGMMAQTPAGNAFRIDYAEYQATGAIKLLNAGNNAILNPGDQLTVMCWIQLRDIGDNQKIIGKFNLDNTGFILGVDQGRVYSEVWNPTHYETLDGLMNPTAQHWHHIAMTYERGVAIKAFMNGIEVSSDPVSNAPISSSTNPLIIGVSSWTTMSNFQTFGNIDEIAIYNVALTEAEIKSRIFRSISGSETGLIAGYDFNVTSGTSVPDLSGNGNTANGSATFIGTEWVTSKAPIADDNTEVTLELDAVWNGKSFMDPRFTSTTHGLNLIAFGLDTTDYAVFGHNGGIGITADDIPTNAPAGFMRTQRIWPLTSLGGASMDMVVNIAAACAGGTPLDITQPAANYTLLWRPAGSTVFAAVANGSSFTNGVVTFDDHVPASGAYCIGVGNSAIPIGISEFENSVFVRVEPNPNYGQFFLNFESSEVGLAAVEIMDATGKIVLQKTIRVNGSAVREPIDLGAVAKGIYMVKLTISGTTYDQRVVVQ; encoded by the coding sequence ATGAACCGAAAAGTACTCACAGTATGTCTTGCATTCTCGACCATCGGCATGATGGCGCAAACCCCAGCTGGTAACGCATTCCGGATCGATTATGCGGAATACCAGGCAACGGGTGCGATCAAGTTACTTAACGCAGGTAACAACGCAATACTGAACCCTGGGGATCAGCTTACGGTAATGTGTTGGATCCAGTTGCGAGATATTGGCGATAACCAGAAGATCATCGGTAAGTTCAACCTGGATAACACGGGCTTCATTCTGGGAGTGGATCAAGGTCGGGTGTACAGCGAAGTGTGGAATCCGACTCATTACGAAACGTTGGATGGGCTTATGAACCCAACTGCACAACATTGGCATCATATCGCGATGACCTATGAGCGTGGTGTCGCGATCAAGGCCTTCATGAATGGGATCGAAGTAAGTTCGGATCCCGTTTCCAACGCGCCGATCTCGAGTAGTACCAATCCGCTAATAATCGGTGTTTCGTCCTGGACAACCATGAGTAACTTTCAAACGTTCGGGAATATCGACGAGATAGCGATCTACAATGTCGCACTTACGGAAGCCGAGATCAAGAGCCGGATCTTCAGATCGATTTCCGGTTCGGAAACAGGGCTGATCGCGGGATATGATTTCAACGTCACCTCTGGAACGAGTGTGCCTGATCTTTCCGGAAATGGCAATACGGCCAATGGCAGCGCCACGTTCATAGGTACGGAGTGGGTTACTTCCAAGGCTCCAATAGCGGATGACAATACCGAAGTTACTCTGGAGTTGGATGCCGTTTGGAACGGAAAGAGTTTCATGGATCCACGATTCACCTCAACAACACACGGGTTGAACCTCATCGCATTCGGGCTTGATACAACGGATTATGCGGTGTTCGGTCATAACGGCGGGATCGGGATCACGGCCGATGATATCCCGACCAATGCACCGGCAGGTTTCATGCGCACCCAGCGCATTTGGCCGCTAACCAGCTTGGGTGGGGCGAGCATGGACATGGTGGTGAATATTGCGGCTGCATGTGCGGGTGGAACACCGCTCGACATTACGCAGCCCGCTGCCAACTACACGCTGCTTTGGAGACCTGCTGGTTCAACCGTTTTCGCTGCTGTTGCGAATGGTTCCAGCTTTACGAATGGTGTTGTAACATTCGATGACCACGTTCCTGCAAGCGGAGCTTACTGCATAGGTGTTGGAAATTCAGCCATTCCGATAGGTATTTCAGAATTCGAGAACAGCGTGTTCGTTCGCGTAGAACCGAATCCGAATTACGGTCAATTTTTTTTGAACTTTGAAAGTTCTGAGGTGGGCCTTGCGGCGGTGGAGATCATGGATGCAACGGGAAAGATCGTCCTACAAAAGACGATCCGCGTTAATGGTTCCGCCGTGCGCGAGCCGATCGATCTTGGTGCTGTTGCGAAGGGAATCTACATGGTGAAGTTGACCATTAGCGGAACCACTTACGATCAAAGGGTCGTAGTGCAGTGA
- a CDS encoding SusC/RagA family TonB-linked outer membrane protein → MIRTLLFLIAIVSGLYGQGQAYVFKGKVVDKTDGLGLPGASVAVRSSNASVAADGDGNFSLNVLTTDSLLVRFIGYSDQVIAVNGQVDMVISMTPSSTQLNEMVVTALGISREEKSLGFAVGKMDVKTATVIRDPNVVNSMQGKIAGVQITKTSGGPEASSRILIRGNSSVTNNNQPLVVIDGIPMDNTTIGTGGTWGGIDFGSPISDVNPDDIESLIVLKGPSAAALYGSRALNGVIVITTKTAAGTKGWKSGMNSTTSVESAYILNKFQNKYGAGTGGKFKYTPEGIPFFETDRPSLPTYAGSWGPEMLGQRYIDWNGDTTTFSHQPDNYKKYFRTGYTLTNSFSASHGGKFPIRISFTDLRNKGITPTSTFKRNNLNLSNTGHITKKLEYAAKFTYADQRAYNRVNQSNGHNAARNIIMMPRNVSTESMMNYEDSSENEQVWYTNWGWIGNPFFTVERNVNQDQRKRYIGNLSLNHQTKEWLSIMGRIGMDNFNENRHNRIASRSFTSPNGEFSDETIDFLEVNADYLISAKKKLRTNWEISGNLGGNTMYQRRKIHSQSGRNLIEHGVYELENVAPANRTDRSFLYERRINSTYGSVQVAYKNYLYFDMTGRNDWTSTLPKENNSYFYPSASASYVFSEHATKLPRFITFGKLRASIAQVGKDADPYQLQIGYDSLTTVDGVALSHIRNPFPLVDLKPEKKRSYEIGMDLRFFLDRVALDFTYYHATTTNQILTSSVSAASGYTTAVVNAGEIRNKGIELLLTTIPVQSKNFKWTNTINFTKNNNLVVSLNSSGQREILGDQWRVNVTATPGLPYGSIFGYGIQRDADGNALMNGDGTFVRTEEQILLGDINPDWRMGITNGLQYKNWIFSFLIDIQKGGDIYSATNMYMHGYSGNAVATLEGRDEWYASEAARVAAGVAANGLDGSGNYVENWTPTGGYSVTGVYAPGTVVNGQDVGGQTVERTIDPQVYWSQYAVWGNEIHEPFVYDASYVKLREIGLTYRFNKEAFGKKIRNVEITISGRNLWLIHSNVPNIDPEASYTNGNGQGVEYATYPITRSVGFNLKVDL, encoded by the coding sequence ATGATCAGAACTCTACTCTTTCTCATTGCTATCGTCTCGGGGCTTTATGGTCAGGGGCAAGCGTATGTGTTTAAGGGCAAGGTAGTGGACAAGACGGATGGCTTAGGGCTCCCCGGCGCCTCGGTTGCAGTGCGCAGTTCCAATGCAAGTGTTGCCGCTGATGGCGATGGAAATTTTTCGTTGAATGTGCTCACAACAGATAGCTTATTGGTGAGATTCATCGGATATAGCGATCAGGTCATAGCAGTGAACGGTCAGGTCGACATGGTGATCTCGATGACTCCCAGTTCTACCCAATTGAATGAAATGGTGGTTACCGCACTCGGGATCTCTCGTGAGGAAAAGTCACTTGGATTCGCTGTGGGAAAGATGGATGTAAAGACCGCTACGGTGATCCGCGACCCGAACGTGGTGAACAGCATGCAAGGCAAAATTGCCGGTGTGCAGATCACGAAAACCTCTGGAGGGCCAGAGGCTTCGAGCAGAATATTGATCAGAGGGAACAGTTCTGTTACGAACAATAATCAACCCTTGGTGGTGATCGATGGTATTCCCATGGACAACACCACGATCGGTACCGGTGGTACTTGGGGTGGCATCGATTTCGGAAGCCCTATTTCCGATGTGAACCCGGACGATATCGAAAGTCTTATCGTGTTGAAAGGACCGAGCGCCGCTGCGTTGTACGGCAGCCGAGCATTGAACGGCGTCATCGTGATCACCACAAAAACGGCGGCTGGCACGAAGGGATGGAAGTCCGGAATGAATAGTACGACCTCTGTGGAGTCCGCGTATATCCTGAACAAATTCCAGAACAAATATGGCGCGGGTACTGGAGGTAAATTCAAATACACGCCAGAAGGCATCCCCTTCTTTGAGACCGATCGACCATCGCTCCCAACGTATGCCGGAAGTTGGGGACCCGAAATGTTGGGGCAGAGGTATATCGATTGGAATGGAGACACAACCACGTTTTCGCACCAACCCGACAACTACAAGAAGTACTTCCGAACGGGATACACGCTTACGAACAGCTTCTCTGCAAGTCACGGAGGAAAATTTCCGATACGCATTTCATTCACCGATCTCCGGAACAAAGGGATCACACCAACGAGTACGTTCAAGCGGAACAATTTGAACCTGTCAAACACCGGTCACATCACGAAGAAATTAGAGTATGCCGCTAAATTCACGTATGCGGACCAGCGCGCATACAATCGGGTGAACCAAAGTAACGGCCACAACGCGGCACGCAATATCATCATGATGCCACGTAATGTTTCTACTGAGTCGATGATGAACTATGAGGACAGTAGCGAGAATGAACAGGTCTGGTATACCAATTGGGGTTGGATCGGCAATCCGTTCTTCACGGTGGAACGTAACGTCAATCAAGATCAACGGAAGCGCTACATCGGAAACCTCTCGCTGAACCACCAGACCAAGGAATGGCTTTCAATCATGGGGCGCATAGGCATGGACAACTTCAATGAAAACCGGCATAACCGTATTGCTTCGCGCTCATTCACCTCACCGAATGGAGAGTTCAGCGACGAGACCATCGACTTTCTGGAAGTGAATGCAGACTACTTGATCAGTGCGAAAAAAAAACTGAGAACCAATTGGGAGATCTCAGGGAACCTTGGCGGGAATACCATGTATCAGCGTCGGAAGATCCATTCGCAAAGCGGTCGCAACCTCATTGAACATGGCGTCTATGAATTGGAGAACGTCGCTCCTGCGAACCGCACGGATCGAAGTTTTCTTTACGAACGCAGGATCAATTCAACATATGGCTCTGTACAAGTCGCTTACAAGAACTACCTCTATTTCGATATGACCGGCAGGAACGATTGGACCTCTACGTTGCCGAAAGAGAACAACTCGTATTTCTATCCTTCGGCCAGTGCATCCTACGTGTTCTCGGAACATGCGACAAAGCTCCCCAGGTTCATCACCTTCGGAAAACTTAGAGCGTCCATCGCACAAGTCGGAAAGGATGCTGATCCGTATCAATTGCAGATCGGATACGATTCACTTACGACAGTAGATGGCGTCGCCCTTTCACACATTCGGAACCCCTTCCCACTAGTTGATCTAAAGCCGGAAAAGAAACGCAGCTATGAGATCGGTATGGACCTTCGCTTTTTCTTGGATCGCGTTGCGTTGGATTTCACCTACTACCATGCCACCACCACGAACCAGATCCTTACATCATCGGTCTCCGCCGCTAGTGGATACACTACGGCTGTGGTCAATGCAGGCGAGATCCGGAATAAAGGAATTGAGTTATTGCTGACCACGATACCAGTTCAGTCGAAGAATTTTAAATGGACGAACACGATAAACTTCACCAAGAACAACAACTTGGTAGTCAGTTTGAACAGCAGCGGACAACGTGAGATCCTCGGCGATCAATGGCGTGTGAACGTTACGGCCACGCCAGGCCTACCCTACGGCTCTATTTTCGGTTACGGTATCCAACGCGATGCGGATGGGAATGCGTTAATGAATGGCGATGGGACGTTCGTTCGTACTGAAGAACAGATCCTCCTCGGAGACATCAACCCGGACTGGCGGATGGGGATCACCAACGGACTCCAATACAAGAATTGGATCTTCTCATTTCTGATCGACATCCAAAAAGGGGGCGACATCTATTCCGCGACGAACATGTACATGCACGGTTATTCAGGTAATGCCGTTGCCACGTTGGAAGGACGTGATGAATGGTATGCTTCCGAGGCAGCCCGTGTTGCAGCCGGTGTTGCGGCGAACGGGTTGGACGGTAGTGGAAATTATGTAGAGAACTGGACCCCTACAGGAGGCTACTCGGTCACGGGTGTTTATGCGCCTGGCACAGTAGTGAACGGGCAGGACGTAGGCGGGCAGACCGTTGAACGTACTATTGACCCGCAAGTTTATTGGAGCCAATATGCCGTGTGGGGAAATGAAATTCACGAGCCATTCGTGTACGACGCCAGCTATGTAAAACTCAGAGAGATCGGACTGACCTATCGCTTCAACAAAGAGGCTTTCGGCAAGAAGATCAGGAACGTTGAGATCACCATTAGCGGAAGGAACCTCTGGTTGATCCACAGCAACGTTCCGAATATCGATCCGGAAGCATCCTATACCAACGGTAACGGACAAGGTGTGGAATATGCGACCTATCCCATAACACGTAGCGTGGGCTTCAACCTTAAAGTAGATCTCTAA
- a CDS encoding T9SS type A sorting domain-containing protein — protein MRILFTLLLVNHLLLLNAQVTVTGFDGDTHVGGSTLTRTVEFPSDLSNVSSIIMHISLSCPPGGCDPWDRFAQLSVMSDAGDLIEIGRYATPYALSTCSWTLDVTDYRNYLTGSTELISHIETYQNGWNIHTSFEFIEGTPEFEYVEVTQFFQDNQFTYGDTLFYSINLPDHDQLIPINAEEVVFRVINTGHGQGNTENAAEFSQKTHQIHINGQQEFEQFLWKPDCAQNPCANQAGTWQYPRAGWCPGQAVEPWDYDITSLTTPGSSVNVDYVLEPFYNLCSPWNIDCVPGNCINGNCTYDSNGHTTPIYKVTLQMLIKSSTPVGIPEELVVLRNVSIFPIPSEGLLNITLKESANVDLAVLDITGKVLLQERMNGVATLLDLSDKRSGVYVLQLTTEQGTHFERFVINH, from the coding sequence ATGAGAATACTTTTTACGCTGCTGTTGGTAAACCACCTACTTCTGCTCAATGCACAGGTTACTGTCACTGGGTTCGATGGTGATACGCATGTGGGTGGTAGTACACTTACCAGGACGGTGGAGTTCCCGAGTGACCTTTCCAATGTTTCGAGCATTATAATGCACATCTCATTGAGCTGCCCGCCGGGCGGTTGTGATCCGTGGGATCGCTTCGCGCAATTATCCGTCATGTCGGATGCGGGCGATCTGATCGAGATCGGTCGATATGCTACGCCGTATGCGCTTTCGACGTGTAGTTGGACACTGGATGTAACGGACTACCGGAACTATTTGACCGGATCCACGGAATTGATCTCGCACATCGAGACCTATCAGAACGGTTGGAACATACACACCTCGTTCGAATTCATTGAGGGGACTCCGGAATTCGAGTATGTCGAAGTGACGCAGTTCTTTCAGGACAATCAGTTCACGTATGGAGATACGTTATTCTACAGTATCAATTTGCCGGACCATGATCAATTGATCCCGATCAATGCAGAGGAGGTTGTATTCCGAGTGATCAACACGGGTCACGGTCAGGGCAATACCGAGAATGCTGCGGAATTTTCACAGAAGACCCATCAGATCCATATCAACGGCCAACAAGAGTTCGAGCAATTCCTGTGGAAGCCTGATTGTGCGCAGAACCCGTGTGCGAACCAAGCGGGTACTTGGCAATATCCCAGGGCTGGTTGGTGTCCTGGCCAAGCGGTGGAGCCTTGGGATTACGACATAACGTCGCTGACTACACCCGGTTCCTCGGTGAATGTGGATTATGTGCTGGAGCCTTTCTATAATCTCTGTAGCCCATGGAACATCGATTGTGTACCGGGCAATTGCATCAATGGGAATTGTACCTATGATAGTAATGGACACACCACACCGATCTACAAAGTCACGTTACAGATGCTTATCAAGAGCAGTACACCTGTAGGTATTCCTGAGGAATTGGTTGTACTACGCAATGTTTCGATCTTTCCGATACCGAGTGAAGGCCTCTTGAACATAACCTTGAAGGAAAGCGCCAATGTTGATCTAGCAGTACTGGATATCACAGGAAAAGTGCTGCTGCAAGAACGGATGAATGGAGTTGCTACACTATTGGATCTAAGCGATAAGCGATCCGGTGTCTATGTGCTTCAACTCACTACAGAACAAGGAACGCATTTCGAGCGATTCGTAATAAACCATTGA